From the genome of Scytonema hofmannii PCC 7110, one region includes:
- a CDS encoding type IV pilus twitching motility protein PilT encodes MTESQRPLNPAANSTRGVPPLPPPPPAMSTMRQSTQTLELPVDRHPNRTATTNSAASAPPPPTAAPSAHRPGTPPPMATSSRPKNNNSGLTLAQIIQEAFDKGYSDIHLGVGEVPRFRNRGEMQPTDYPETDKPTFMEWMREIMTDAEIHRFEEQLEFDGATQYEFARVRINIFDSLKGYAMVLRLIPLKILTMEQLRLPTVFKDICHYHKGLILVTGPTGSGKSTTMAAMIDYINSETAKHIITIEDPIEFVHRSKKSLIKQREVGMHTRKFDNALKAALREDPDLILVGEMRDKETVNTALKAAQTGHLVMGTLHTNSAVKTIERILNLYNGDEQDAMRVALAESLVAVIAQGLCRTTDGKRAAFHDVLINTDAVKDWVKEGKYDAITELMKQASFDGMVTMNQSLLNLYSEGRITEETALEMSPTPNEMAQFLRGRV; translated from the coding sequence ATGACAGAATCACAGCGTCCATTGAATCCCGCAGCAAATTCAACTCGTGGTGTTCCCCCATTACCACCACCACCACCTGCGATGAGTACGATGCGTCAGTCAACACAGACTTTAGAATTACCAGTAGATAGGCATCCCAACCGTACTGCGACAACAAACTCCGCCGCCTCTGCACCACCACCGCCTACAGCTGCTCCATCGGCTCATCGTCCCGGAACACCACCACCAATGGCTACTTCCTCTCGTCCTAAAAATAATAATTCGGGACTGACTCTGGCACAGATTATACAAGAAGCTTTCGATAAGGGGTATTCTGACATTCACTTGGGCGTGGGTGAAGTACCTCGTTTCCGAAACCGAGGAGAAATGCAGCCAACAGATTATCCCGAAACCGATAAACCGACGTTTATGGAGTGGATGCGGGAGATCATGACTGATGCGGAAATTCATCGCTTTGAAGAACAACTTGAATTTGACGGGGCTACTCAGTACGAATTTGCTAGGGTGCGGATTAATATTTTTGACTCCCTCAAAGGCTATGCGATGGTACTGCGCCTAATTCCTTTGAAAATATTGACAATGGAACAGTTAAGGCTACCTACTGTTTTCAAGGATATATGCCACTATCACAAAGGTTTGATTCTAGTTACAGGTCCCACAGGTTCTGGTAAGTCAACTACAATGGCAGCAATGATTGACTATATCAATTCAGAAACGGCCAAACATATCATTACCATTGAAGACCCGATTGAATTTGTTCACAGAAGTAAAAAGTCTTTGATCAAACAACGGGAAGTGGGAATGCATACCCGAAAATTTGATAACGCATTAAAAGCAGCTTTGCGGGAAGACCCAGATTTGATTCTGGTGGGTGAAATGCGGGATAAAGAAACAGTGAACACAGCTTTGAAAGCCGCACAAACAGGTCACTTGGTTATGGGAACGCTGCACACTAATAGCGCTGTGAAAACTATTGAACGTATTCTCAATCTCTACAATGGAGATGAACAAGATGCGATGCGGGTTGCACTTGCCGAGTCTTTAGTGGCAGTAATTGCTCAAGGTTTGTGCCGTACCACTGATGGTAAGCGTGCTGCCTTCCACGATGTTCTCATCAATACTGATGCTGTGAAAGACTGGGTTAAAGAAGGGAAGTATGATGCAATTACAGAGTTGATGAAGCAAGCAAGTTTTGATGGCATGGTTACCATGAACCAGTCCCTGCTTAATCTTTACTCTGAAGGTCGCATTACGGAAGAAACTGCCCTAGAAATGTCACCAACACCAAACGAAATGGCTCAATTCCTCCGTGGTAGAGTTTAA
- a CDS encoding FAD-dependent oxidoreductase, with protein sequence MTPIYYELLRFVYFSSERGANDGIFPIKRHEKLQFLPSITNGVFTLTLNNGEVLNGEALLIATGRTPNTQALNTAVTGVELDAQGFVKIDDWFQTTHSGIYAIGDVAKQPAFTHVSWEDYRRLKAILCGEHRTRNDRVLGYAVYTEPQVGRVGMTLEQAHKQGITAREVTLPMAHIARSIEWGHDLGFYRMVINTHTNLILGATLVGYETAELVHVFLSLMEAKTTWQVLEQSVHIHPTYGEALPSLARLLVGDDMPTCPNM encoded by the coding sequence ATGACTCCGATTTATTACGAATTGCTCCGTTTTGTGTACTTCTCGAGCGAGCGTGGTGCGAATGATGGGATCTTCCCCATAAAGCGGCATGAGAAACTTCAATTTCTTCCATCAATAACTAACGGTGTGTTTACTCTAACGCTGAACAATGGTGAAGTACTTAATGGGGAAGCATTGCTGATTGCAACTGGGCGCACACCGAATACTCAGGCATTAAATACTGCGGTGACAGGCGTTGAATTAGATGCACAAGGATTTGTTAAAATCGACGATTGGTTTCAAACGACTCATTCTGGAATTTATGCGATCGGAGACGTTGCCAAGCAGCCTGCTTTTACCCATGTTTCTTGGGAAGACTATCGTCGCTTGAAAGCCATTCTTTGTGGCGAACACCGGACACGCAACGATCGGGTGTTAGGCTATGCCGTTTACACTGAGCCGCAAGTGGGTCGGGTAGGGATGACGCTAGAGCAGGCTCACAAACAGGGCATTACTGCCCGCGAAGTCACTCTGCCAATGGCTCACATCGCCCGTAGCATTGAGTGGGGGCACGATTTGGGTTTCTACCGCATGGTCATCAACACACACACAAATTTGATTTTAGGAGCAACGCTGGTTGGGTACGAAACGGCTGAACTCGTGCATGTCTTTTTGTCACTTATGGAAGCTAAAACAACATGGCAGGTACTCGAACAATCGGTTCACATTCACCCAACTTACGGTGAGGCATTACCTAGTCTCGCAAGACTACTTGTTGGAGATGATATGCCAACCTGTCCTAATATGTAA
- a CDS encoding circadian clock KaiB family protein encodes MTSDKPTYPTLFKGIALFTPGGDLIYCIDPSKQGRWHLHLCATLQEILDLPEPPHFLVPCYTATVDRWLDPRTQKIQVFAEAYPTVMQHQAVLNAIFSTGELAWQPTPWAEGLCDRMVLSAYRSTFPQLWEDHDLVVRLELSDPVPSYYQPVVSAEKQSKTQGYVLRLFVAGHSAATERILQNLHELLEQYLGYPYTLKVIDVLTNPEQAEADQVSATPTLVKVWPQPIRRIAGDLDNVEKILQMLGTVENF; translated from the coding sequence TTGACTTCAGACAAACCAACTTACCCCACCCTGTTTAAAGGTATTGCGCTGTTTACTCCGGGAGGAGATTTAATTTATTGCATCGACCCTAGCAAACAAGGTCGATGGCATTTGCATTTGTGCGCTACTTTGCAGGAAATTTTGGATTTACCAGAACCTCCGCATTTCTTAGTGCCTTGTTATACAGCGACGGTTGATCGCTGGTTAGATCCGCGCACTCAGAAAATACAAGTTTTTGCCGAAGCTTACCCAACAGTGATGCAGCATCAAGCCGTACTAAATGCTATTTTTAGTACGGGAGAACTGGCGTGGCAACCGACTCCTTGGGCAGAAGGGTTGTGCGATCGCATGGTTTTGTCAGCGTATCGTTCCACATTTCCTCAGCTTTGGGAAGATCACGACTTAGTTGTGCGCCTAGAGCTTTCCGATCCAGTCCCTTCCTACTATCAACCAGTCGTCTCCGCCGAAAAACAATCAAAGACACAAGGCTACGTCCTCCGCCTGTTTGTAGCTGGACACAGTGCAGCAACAGAGCGCATTTTGCAAAATTTACACGAACTTTTAGAACAATATCTGGGCTATCCCTACACCTTAAAAGTTATTGATGTTTTAACGAATCCAGAACAAGCAGAAGCGGATCAAGTTTCTGCAACTCCCACCCTCGTCAAAGTTTGGCCTCAGCCCATTCGCCGGATCGCTGGAGATTTGGATAATGTAGAAAAAATCTTACAAATGTTAGGCACTGTAGAAAATTTTTAG
- a CDS encoding pentapeptide repeat-containing protein has translation MYRAIAFRSADFTGANLKGANFSYALAGLQKYLK, from the coding sequence ATGTACAGAGCGATCGCTTTCAGAAGCGCTGATTTTACTGGTGCTAACTTAAAAGGTGCAAACTTCAGCTATGCCCTAGCTGGATTGCAAAAGTACTTAAAATGA